The genomic interval CTGGACCAGACAGTTTTTCCCGGAATGCGACACATGTTTGGACAAGGGGAGGTGTTCGAGATGTGGTTTGCTTCCCTAAATGTTTTCATCTTTATGATCGTGTTGGTAGGCCAAGAGTTGGGCATGATGAAAGGTTCAGCATTCCTCGTATACCTGCCATTGTTGAACTCTGTATTCAAGCAGGTTTAGACCTTGAAAAATATCCTACTAAAAGAAGAACAAAGCCTGTATATTGTATTGAAGGAAGAATTGTAGATTTTGAATCAGTTGTGAAAGAGGGTGACACTGAAGGAAAATGTTCTTTTGGAAATGACAAACCTTCTATGAATTTATCCACTTCGCTGACCCAACCTTCAGAGAAGGTCCTGAATTTATTGGAGAACAATATAAGCCATCTGGATCAGTTAAGTgatgaagaaagaaagaagttaAGGGATTTAAGTAATCATACACTGAACTCATGGATTGAGATGTCATCAGGTGCAAAGAAGATCATGGAGAAATATGCTGTGAATACTTGTGGCTACTGTCCTGAGATCCAGGTTGGTCCGAAAGGACATAAGTTGAGAATGTGCAAGGCTTCAAAGCATCAGTCTCGAAATGGTCTACATGCATGGCAAGAGGCAACATTAGATGATCTTGTAGATCCAAATTATGTCTGGCATGTGGAGGATCTGAATGAACCTGCTCTGAATAACAATCTTAAGAGATATTATGGGAAGGCTCCAGCTGTGGTGGAACTCTGTGTGCATGGTGGAGCTCCTGTTCCTGATCAATATAGGAGCATGATGAGATTAGACGTAGTTTCCCCTGATCGAGATGAAGTCGATCTTGTGGCTTAAAATGCCATCCCTTTTGAAGACTTCATATAATCTTGTGTCTTAAGCTAGTTTTCTTTTCTCCGACAATATAGGTTTCACAGCCTATACTCTAACATTATGTTATCTTCAGAAAAGAAACAGGGTATCACAGTTTAAAGAAGTCCAAGAAGTATTTTGTCATCGTGTTCCCGAATTGGGTTGCATTTATCACAAATTGTgcagaattttttattttgaggtGGTGTTGATACTGGAGTTGCTGCTATGAAATGGCGTACAGCACCTACTCCAAACTTAAATGCTTTTAGACAAAGAATCTCCAAGTTGTTACAGTTCAACATATTATTGGTATAATCTTTGAAAGTTGAGTTTACTTCAAGCAGTGGTATGAAAGTAACAACTGATATGTCTTAGAATTTCTCGCACCGTCATTGTTGAATTTAAAGATGAGTGATGGAATTCGAAAGGATGTTTAATAAGACTTCTTGCAACTACAGGTAAAATTTGCAGAGGTATTCTTATAAAACACACCATCATATGCTCATGGCCCAATGTTGTTGATGACTATGACACCTCAGTATGGCATGCAAATTGTCTTTAGGAAATTGTGAAAATGGTTATTGTTAGTTAATGACCAACCATGTATTTCTCAAGGTGTTAATTTCACAATTAGTATCAAGCTTTATTCTTCCTAATCATATTAAGGTATCATTCTTTTAATGGATggtattatgtttttaatagcTGGTATCATGTTGAGGAATTAATTATGAGTTTACAATTCTAATTTGGGTACACTTATAAGTTTAGACTTAATTTCAGATTAATTTTTTTGGATACCTGGATTAAATATACCTTGTAACATGGTAGTAGAATCGAGATACAAGTAGTGTATCAGAGAGCTGATATTATGAATCCTAAATTATCGGGACTCGTAAGattcataaacattaaaaaatttaatatatacctaaatatataagatatgtaTACATGcaagataaattaaattatatgtatacAATATATACCACACAATTTCACCAAAACAACctctaaaaaaataatgtggTGCATACAtgttattaaacaaattatgtctatatttttttatttactcattttttaaaatccacACTGATTCACACAATACAAAATCGTTTCGTTTTGTGATTCAATGATTCTTTGTGTGAATCGTACGATACAGTTAAGATTCAGGGATGAAAAAGATTCTTCACACGATTCGTATCGTGGGAGGGTGAAACCGTATCGTGAATCGTAAGATACTAACTACTATGCATTGTAATCTCCCAAAATTTagtaaaatatgattttaatccTTAAACcttatatttgaaaattaaaaatagtttaaaaattcatttaatcTTTTAAGTTAGAGATGAGAAATGAACTATTCCGTATTGTCCAAACTGATGAAAAATGTAATTTCTACATTGGCTATATACGAATACGGATGATGAAAAATGTAGAAATATGGTATAGGTAAtctcaatttttaaattgtgcATGAGAAGAAGGACGTATACAAATATCCACACCAACCCCATGTCCCatttgtaacttttttttttataattatttgacatttatttaaaataataaatattttaatttaatatatatacaacTACAATTTTATTTCTTGATAAAACAATTTATTAGTAAAACAATTCACCAGGTCTTACAAGATACGAAATATTATTGTcatttcaaataattaattaatatttatcaaGTAAATATgagtaatattttttctttcgatcatgtattttgttttttacaTAATTCTTAAATCTACATTTTGATTTAAAGAACTCCAGCATGATTTTACTctgaaacaaataatttttcgAAAAAATTAATctacattaaatttttaaatggaaataaaaagtggaataataataatatatattgagatagatgtttttgttttacaattttttcacaattttattgttatttttaaaatattttttttatatgaaaactgttatttttattttagtgatTATAAAACTgttagttaataataatattattattatttaaattatcggctcacaattctctctcttttgtttttccttttcgaacgttgaagagaaaaagaaaaactgatttattttcttcttcagaGGAAAATCGAATTCTTCATCTTCTCCGGTTTCTGCAGAAGAAGAAAACAATTTCCGTTTCCTTTCTCCCCAAACATCCAAAAATCAGATGGAAAACCGCTCACATGATTAACGCTTCAACTCTCATCAATGGAGTCCGAACTCCAAGGCCTCAATCCCAAACCGCCCAAACAACCCGACCCGAACAAGGACGAGCGTCCTCTGCTCAAGCCCCCCGACGCCGCCGCCTCCTCCGGCGAACTCGACAAGAAATACGCTGCGTTCGTTCGGAGCGATGTGTACGGTTCCATGGGACGCGGTGAGTTACCGACGCGGGAGAAGGTGCTACTCGGCTTGGCGCTTGTGACGCTGGTTCCGGTCAGGGTGGTGGCGGTAACCACCATCCTGTTGCTCTATTACTTGATTTGTAGGGTTTGCACGATGTGCTCTGTCCCGAATCGCGAGGAGGAGCACCAGGAGGATTACGCGCACATTGTAGGGTGGAGGAGGATCGTCATTGTGCAGTGTGGAAGAGCCCTCTCCAGGCTCATGCTCTTCGTGTTAGGGTTTTATTGGATAACACAAACGTATCGGATTCCACAGACTTACGTTGAAAACCCTGCCACCCCCAGCGAGCAGGTGCTTACTTAATCCCGCCAAAACTATTCTGCTTTTGATAATCTCTTTCCAGATATAGATTGATGATAACTGCATCTGTGATGTTACTCGTTTTTCTTATATCCTGTTACTATCGATTAAAAAGGTGGATATACTTTATCAATAGCGTGTTTGGATGGTTATCTATCCCGCATGATGCATGTataagggtgtgtttggattgcagtttgaaacttgttaatcgGAGAAATAAATTTTCCAATTCACAATACTGAGAAACAAGTATTTTTTGTGTGGTTGAAAGAAACGTCAGTTATTTTGAACTTTGTTCAGATTGAAGCGAAAAGGAGTAACTTCCACgtttttttttatgcattttgATGTGGTTTCTTGTTTCAATGCACATGCTCATAATTGTTTCAAACAGGAACGAAGTGCATGTTGGATTCATGTTAATTTTCTACGATCATGTTTCCGCTTGACTTTAGATAACTGTTGACATCGGTAGTTTCTGGTGTTGAATAGAAAACTTTATACTGAAATTTACTGTTAAATTTCTTTCATCCAGGACACTAATTTAAATTCTTCACTTCGAAACCAATTTTAACCAAAATCAATTAGTAGTAATTTTGCAAACGCTCATTCGAACACAGAAATGCCTGGATTGAAAGTTGTGATTTATCTGATTTTCTCTACCTTTTTGCTTCCAATGTAACTAACGAGAAACTGTACCTCCGTTTGGGTCCTTCTCAAGGGTGTAGGAAGGGAATGTGTTTGAGCAGTGATTAGATTGATAATTTGGTTTCTTAccatataatttcttttattccGTCAATTCTTTCTACTTACTTTATTTGCTGTCTTTTTCGATGTACGAAGGAGAACGATGCTCAGTCTGAAGACACTCAGTCTGAAGACTCAAGACCCGGTGTTATAATATCTAATCATGTGTCATATTTGGATATTTTGTATCACATGTCTGCCTCGTTCCCGAGTTTTGTTGCTAAGGTTTGTGATGTGGCACGTCCTTCCTCCCTTCCAGTTATCTTAAGCACATGTTTCATTATTGGCCTATAGTTTTGCAACTGACGtttcttttctaaattttaaatttttttatttcaatcttGGATCTCATCGATGAAGAGATCAGTGGCTAAACTTCCTCTTATTGGTCTCCTCAGGTCCGTGTCATTTatcaatttcttcatctttagatCCTGGGGTGCTCccctctttatttttttctcagtGACATAGAAATTTCATTTATGATAAACTTAAAGTTGATCAACAAGAATGTTATATTTTATCTGCTTAAATGTTTATTATCCCGCTTTTTTAAGTAGGCTTTTCAGAATCCTGTGCTTACATATGATGTTATGTTTTGCGAGTTGTAACAGTAAGTGCCTTGGTTGCGTCCTGGTTCAACGGGAATCAAAGTCACCAGACTTTAAGGGTGTTTCAGGTGCtttgtaataattattaaagtGTGTGCAATTTTAATAAAGTAAACCCTATCCGTTTCCCTCTTTCCCTTTTGTTTGATTCTTCACTTCATAAATTGCCTTGGATcatttgattttgaatttttaaattattgaagAAAACAATTTTACCACAATTTTGGTTCGTTCGTATTTTCTGAGGCATTTGATCTTGAATTTTGTACTTTTGAGTCTATACCTGGTCAGATATTGATGGATTTTGATTAAAGAACTTCCAACTGGATTATCTTGAATATATCATGTCTTAGAAATCTATCTCAGGCCCATAGGATGAACCTGTTAACAGTTGGTTTTGAAAAAGTATGGGTAGATAAGCTGATATTCATATGGAAAGTAGCTAGTTATTGAAATTGGTGAGGATGAAAAGTGGGAACTATTTAAAATTCGTATGAACATCCCTTCCATAGAAAACTGGAGAAGCTAGAAGCTTGTTACCTAATTTTCCTGTTTGTCTCAAGTcttcattaaattattttaaattgaaatatgtgaaaacaaatagttatttttttaaatgttgaaattaaattatttaactatTTGGTGTTTCAGAAAAGTGAAAGAATTATTATTGTGTGTGCTATTTAAAAATTCGGATGTTGTAAAGGTGTTTCTTTTGTGCTATATAACTATTTATGACTTGATTGGATCAAGTAAAACACTTCATGCTGATTATACACAATAAAGTTCTAAATCATATTAACGTGTAAGGTTTCATTTATATATACAGAAAAATTTCTTCAGTATTTTTAGGTAGCGTCATATATGGTTTACTGACATCATAATTTCTTTATGCTAACAGTATATcaaaattaagtattttttcTTATACTTAATTTTAATTGGTTGCTTGCTGTAGCTTTTGAATTTCTCTCTAGGCTTCTGGATATACTTTAGCTGTTTAGCATGTGTGATTGGCAAGTCAAACGAGGATCTTAGATTCTTAATGCTttgtttaaatataaattctagTGTTTCAACTTGAAATATTTATGTCTGTTAAATGTTTGGTAAAATTAAACTTTGACCTTTCTTGCTGTAGCTGTTGTCACTGAGAGAATTCGGGAAGCTCACCAAAATGCATCTGCTCCAACAATGATGTTATTTCCAGGTTATCATCTTAGTTGTATGTTTTCTTTTTTGGGCAGGAGGGTGGAGGGTTAAAAATGATCTTCTGTTGATTTTGTTACTGTAATAAATGTCACTTTTGCTTGAACTTGTGAAATATGCGTCttatatattactttttattgacaATAGTTTCTTCAGTCACACACATATATAATCAATTGAATGTGGCATCAATGTTCTAACACTGTAAATGTAGGTGGAAGCATAGTAGTTAGTATCTTACGATTCACGATACGTATCGTACGAAACGATACAGTTTCATCCTCCCACGATACGAATCGTGTGAAGAATCTTTTTCGTCCCTGAATCTTAGTTGTATCATGCGATTCGCACAATGAATCGCTGAATCCCGAAAGGAAACGATTCCATATTGTGTGAATCAGTgtggattttaaaaaatgagtaaataaaaaaagatagacCTAATTTGTTTAATAACATGTATGCACCATAGAGGTTGTTTTGGTGAAATTgtgtggtatatatatatacatatatataatttatataatttattgtatcttGCATGTATACATATCTTATGtatttaagtatatattaaattttttaatgtttatgaatCTTACGATTCACGATACGAAACGATTTACGATTCATAATATCAGCTCTCCGATACACTACTTGTATCTCGATTCTACTACCATGGGTGGAAGTTTAACCTCTTTCTTTGTTGAACCTAAGGATCAACTgttaattatactttttaacTATATCTCATTTTTTGTCTTAAACTATAGCTCTTTATAGTCTATACCTTACATTTCTTTagttttatacttttattaacTTTAGTATTTTGTCAGTTTCGCATGTCATATTCTGGTCAATTTAAAGTTTTCACTCTGTATAATTCCTTGTATATCATAAGTTTGTATTTATCAATAACTATCACAATCGATCAGGGACAATCTTAATTTTTCATACATATCTATGCATGTACTTATAATCATTTCATTAATTGTATTGGATATTCTGCAGAAGGTACAACCACCAATGGGGACTTTCTCCTTCCGTTCAAGACTGGCGGTTTTTTAGCTAAAGCACCAGTACTTCCTGTAATTTTAAGCTATCATTACCAGAGACTTAGCCCTGCCTGGGAATCCATATCTGGCGTAAGCATTTCAATAGTATTAGACTTTCCTGTTTTTACTAAATTGTTTTCTACttatgtaaaatataattagttcaTTCAGAACCAATAGAGATCAGCACTTGTGCTTTAAACTTCAAGGAGTGGTGCTAACCATCTACGAGAAACAAAATGGTCTTGCCTGcaatcaatttttgttttaaaataaacttttgttttaaaataaacgtCGTCTTCATTTTCCTAATGCTGAGCTAATAATGTCTTTCATAGAATCTAGCTggttatttaattttgaatgattGCCTTATCCCTAAGCTACATTCTTAAAAGTTTAATAATACATATGTTGTTGGCAGGTACGTCATGTGATTTTAATTCTCTGTCAGTTTGTAAATTATATGGAGGTGACACAGTTACCTACTTACTATCCCTCGCAGCAGGAGCAGGATGATCCAA from Phaseolus vulgaris cultivar G19833 chromosome 1, P. vulgaris v2.0, whole genome shotgun sequence carries:
- the LOC137816422 gene encoding APO protein 3, mitochondrial-like; the encoded protein is MRAVVSFSKFSLLKRLSHCLNPTLSFASETWPAATAFIDDGFPYHDMPKRRRRNSERKAYVTPMKVLIERAKAEREARKAQPCRVLEEPPANGLLVPELVEVAHRVYQARGSLIFGLSQLVRVIPVLRCRLCNEVHIGYVGHEIRTCTGPDSFSRNATHVWTRGGVRDVVCFPKCFHLYDRVGRPRVGHDERFSIPRIPAIVELCIQAGLDLEKYPTKRRTKPVYCIEGRIVDFESVVKEGDTEGKCSFGNDKPSMNLSTSLTQPSEKVLNLLENNISHLDQLSDEERKKLRDLSNHTLNSWIEMSSGAKKIMEKYAVNTCGYCPEIQVGPKGHKLRMCKASKHQSRNGLHAWQEATLDDLVDPNYVWHVEDLNEPALNNNLKRYYGKAPAVVELCVHGGAPVPDQYRSMMRLDVVSPDRDEVDLVA
- the LOC137816423 gene encoding lysophospholipid acyltransferase LPEAT1-like gives rise to the protein MESELQGLNPKPPKQPDPNKDERPLLKPPDAAASSGELDKKYAAFVRSDVYGSMGRGELPTREKVLLGLALVTLVPVRVVAVTTILLLYYLICRVCTMCSVPNREEEHQEDYAHIVGWRRIVIVQCGRALSRLMLFVLGFYWITQTYRIPQTYVENPATPSEQENDAQSEDTQSEDSRPGVIISNHVSYLDILYHMSASFPSFVAKRSVAKLPLIGLLSKCLGCVLVQRESKSPDFKGVSAVVTERIREAHQNASAPTMMLFPEGTTTNGDFLLPFKTGGFLAKAPVLPVILSYHYQRLSPAWESISGVRHVILILCQFVNYMEVTQLPTYYPSQQEQDDPKLYANNVRRLMASEGNLILSDIGLAEKRIYHAALNGLFSQC